Genomic segment of Drosophila takahashii strain IR98-3 E-12201 chromosome X, DtakHiC1v2, whole genome shotgun sequence:
TCCAGCACCCGGAAACGCCGACCGCGGCGGCCGCCGTCCTGAACTCCGACGACGAGCTGGACAACCTGGTGCAGGATCTGGTCGACGGCGTCCAGGCGGAGGCCACCAGCCAGGCGTCGCCCACCGTCCGCCAGAGTCTCTACATGCGCGAGAAGGCCAACAAGCGCAAGGTGCTCAAGGACGGCAAGGTGGTGAACGCCAAGGTGCAGCGCAAGGACAAGGGCAAGCAGCGCTACACCGCCTACAGCCTGTGGGCCAGGGAGGCGCGCAAGCGGGACCTCCAGGATCTGGGTAGGTTTTCGAGTATTTCAGAGTTAAGATTCCAGTCCTTAGCCCCTAAATCTTGGTTAAAGAAACAGAAACCTCCGGGTTCCTGCTCGGTTTGgtattggaatattttctaattaagcttAAATGGGTGTTAGACACagtcaaaaatttattttcttcaattataaaaccaaacgcgaattcttcaggccTCACCTTAGTAGACTTTGCATGCTGATTGGTTTTTAAAGCTAATATCATCTTAAAATATGGTTGTTTGTAACGTTACTATCAAAAATCCCCAGTTttaacgcgaattctttagacccctttttgttttgtatagtttttaatacaattttaataaaatctcCGGGTTCTGGGTGTTAGACACCctcaacaatttattttcttcaattaTAAATccaaacgcgaattcttcagccAGTACCTCAGTAGACTTTGCATGCTGATTGGTTTTTAAAGCTAATACTATCTTAAAATATGGTTGGTTGTAACGTAACTATCGAAAATCCCCATTTTAAACGCAAATTCTTTAGAcccctttttgttttctatagtttttaataaaatactgCCTTCACTTACCTACTTTCCTTTTATTCTAGACTTTACCAGCGCCACCAGACGTCTCAGCGAGATGTGGGCGAACGTGTCGAATCGGGACAAGAACGCCTGGCGGCGCAAGGCCAAGATCCAGGCGTCCAGGGCCAGATCGCGCGACAGGACAGCTCCGAATGGCGCTCCGCAGGCGGCTAGCAATGGCAGCAGCACGGCCTTGGCTTTGGCCGAACCCTCGCAGCACGAGACGATCTTCCAGAATCGGGCGACGACGAGTCGTACACGCAAATTGGCCGCCGATCGGCAGCAATCCTCTCTAGacgcggcggcggcggcggcagcagcagcaggggcGAGTACCTCGTCGCAGAGGCGCAGCATTAGCACACGGAGTGGCAGGTCGCAGGCCTCGACGAGTGGGGCGGCGAAACAGCAGCAGTCGCCCGGGGAGGCGGAGGTGGGCAGTAGGAGTGGAGCTGGTCACCAGAGGCACGAGGAGTCGCACAAGACCAGCATCGAGGTGATCGACGCGGCGGCCCATTTAAAACTCTTGGGCGAGAGCCTCACGGTGATCGGCGAGCGGCTGAAGAAGCACAACGGATACGTGGCCCTCTCGGGCAGCCTGTCCGTGCTCCTCGACAGCCTGCTCTGCGCCATGGGACCACTGCTCTGCATGACCACGCAGATTCCGGGACTGGAGAACAAGGTCGAGCTGAGCAAAAACCTCGCCGACACCCTGGACAACATCGCCTACGTAATGCCGGGACTCTAATTTCGGGATATCATAGGA
This window contains:
- the LOC108054779 gene encoding HMG box-containing protein 4; the protein is MESPTSHLVAKDFQVTGVSRSGRVRKKSSKLLDFESPEEIEKRTRRQSGGRQTSRYSGRGRPSNALRDLDLDQEMLVDEPNISEGEEFQHPETPTAAAAVLNSDDELDNLVQDLVDGVQAEATSQASPTVRQSLYMREKANKRKVLKDGKVVNAKVQRKDKGKQRYTAYSLWAREARKRDLQDLDFTSATRRLSEMWANVSNRDKNAWRRKAKIQASRARSRDRTAPNGAPQAASNGSSTALALAEPSQHETIFQNRATTSRTRKLAADRQQSSLDAAAAAAAAAGASTSSQRRSISTRSGRSQASTSGAAKQQQSPGEAEVGSRSGAGHQRHEESHKTSIEVIDAAAHLKLLGESLTVIGERLKKHNGYVALSGSLSVLLDSLLCAMGPLLCMTTQIPGLENKVELSKNLADTLDNIAYVMPGL